The Sorghum bicolor cultivar BTx623 chromosome 6, Sorghum_bicolor_NCBIv3, whole genome shotgun sequence genome contains the following window.
GCCCGTGGTGTAGATGTAGCACTGCAGCGCCTTCACCAGCCGCTCGCCTTTCTCGGCGGAGAAGGCCTGCCGGAACACGCGCTCGACGCCGCCGGCCTGCAGGATCCGCGCGCCCAGGCTCAGCTTCCCCTTCACCGTCTCCGACAGCTTCGGCCCCAGGGTCACGTGCTCCCTGAACCCTTGCGCCCTTCTGCCCAGCTTGCTCACCCAGTGGATCACCTGACCCTTGCTGCCTGCAGAAGCACATAAACAGCACGAACGTCAGTAAACTTTCAAGCTAATAAGTGTCTTTCTAGCGGTAGAACACATGCATGTTCTGAAGTTAGTGGTACGAGATCAGGATCAAGGTATAGACTTACTGTGCTTGTAGCCGAAAGACGCATAAGGGCTGGGGTGCGTCAACGAGACAGCAAGGTGATCGCCGGCGGCGTCGCCCTTCCTGAAGGACGACGGATCCCTGGACGACACCTCCTCTATCCCGTACGCCTTGGAGGTGACCGGGACCCCGATGACATGGCCGCTGCAGCTCGACGACTTCCTCATGGCTGCCGAGAGcttagcggaggaggaggagcaggcagAGAGCTTAGCTTGGCTGATCGATCTCGTTGGCTGGCGCCGATTGTGCGCGTGCGTGCCTCTATGCCTTAGCGTGTAAGGAATCGCGGATTGGTACCGGAGTGCAGCTGCCGAGGGCGGCATTTATAGGCTCGCCGCGGGTGGTGGAACATCCTTTGGGCCGCACGGCTTTGGGCAAAGGCAGTGGATTTGCGGAGTCAGCAGCCGGGCCGGCCGAGTCACCAGCGGCTCAGAAAGGCGCAGTCCATGTTCGCCTAAAGCAGGCGTAGACCCCCTTCTTCCCTTCCGTTCCGCCTACTGGCCGGCTACTGGTTGCAGCGAGTACCTAAAAACTGCTCGACGTAGTATGTTAGGAATGGAGAGAAGGGCGCATGTGGAGGCCAGGTGCGGCATATTCATGGCGCCAAAGGCAAATGATTCTGGATTTCTCTATGGGATCCGGAGCCCAGCCGGTGTGGGGCTCGCCGTCGCTGCCGGCCGCTTTTCCGAGAAGCGCCCCATGTGCCCGCACATTCTCGCTCGCACCCGGGCGAGGAAAAAAGGGTTGGCGTGGTGTCGAGGGGAGCAAGAGCAATGGGCCCGATGCGCCGAGCGGCCGACTGGCCTCCGCTTTCTTTGAGTTCACGGGACCACTGGTGTTTAGTTTAGAGCAGCCAGGGATCGATCGTCCAGGCATTGCACCGGGACGATATTACGGGTAAGGCAACATGCATGCGCTGCCCCTGCCTATTGAGAGTGATAGTGTTGTCTAAACATACTACACGTACAGGGGACAGGGCCACAGGGGATGGAGGGCCACAAACACTGTTCCAAGATCGCGTCCGCAAGGCGATCGGCAGGCAGGCAGGAGGACCGACCCCGGCTGTGATGTggacggagacggaggaggtaGGGGCCAGCCCCAACCGACCGAACGTGTAAACACGGCCAGCTTTCGAGAGGAAGAACAGGATCCCGGCAAGGCAGCCAACCAACAAACAGCTTCCCCTCCCCATCGAAGTCAGCACGCGCGCCTGCTCCACCGGCGGCCCGCCCGTCCTGGTCCTGGTCACCACCCACGCAGCGCCGAGTCGGACGAACCGCGACCGCCTCACCTACCGACGTACTGTAATCACGTAACCGT
Protein-coding sequences here:
- the LOC8056028 gene encoding putative GEM-like protein 8; its protein translation is MPPSAAALRYQSAIPYTLRHRGTHAHNRRQPTRSISQAKLSACSSSSAKLSAAMRKSSSCSGHVIGVPVTSKAYGIEEVSSRDPSSFRKGDAAGDHLAVSLTHPSPYASFGYKHSSKGQVIHWVSKLGRRAQGFREHVTLGPKLSETVKGKLSLGARILQAGGVERVFRQAFSAEKGERLVKALQCYIYTTGGPIAGMLFVSTKKVAFRSDRPITVTSPKGGTTARVTYKVVVPLRRIDKVRPSENVDRPEEKYIHVATVDGFEFWFMGFVSYQRSCKYMQQAVSELQLQ